One Streptomyces sp. RPA4-2 genomic window carries:
- a CDS encoding metalloregulator ArsR/SmtB family transcription factor, whose translation MSARMHLSPATDAHPRTPGEEQFALAAELLALLGDRTRLVLLHALAEGEADVTTLTETCGAARPAVSQHLARLRLAGLVTTRKEGRRVVYALRDGHLRRVVDEALNLADHRISDRPAHD comes from the coding sequence ATGAGCGCACGCATGCATCTGTCACCTGCCACCGATGCGCACCCGCGCACACCCGGCGAGGAGCAGTTCGCCCTCGCCGCCGAACTGCTCGCCCTGCTCGGGGACCGCACCCGTCTGGTGCTGTTGCACGCCCTGGCCGAGGGCGAGGCCGACGTCACCACCCTCACCGAGACCTGCGGGGCCGCCCGCCCGGCCGTCAGTCAGCACCTGGCCCGGCTCCGTCTCGCGGGACTCGTGACCACCCGCAAGGAGGGCCGCCGGGTCGTCTACGCCCTGCGCGACGGCCACCTGCGCCGGGTGGTGGACGAGGCCCTCAACCTGGCCGACCACAGGATCAGCGACCGGCCCGCGCACGACTGA
- a CDS encoding alpha/beta fold hydrolase, with translation MSEAMGTGVTESELELADGRRLHVHDTGADGSDRLTVLWHHGTPNIGAPPEPLFAASERLGIRWVSYDRPGYGGSTPLPGRNVASAAADVTRIADALGIGRFALMGHSGGGTHALACAALLPERVLGTVSVAGPAPFGAEGLDWFAGMNDAGRASLTAAVAGREEKARHEAEATYDPGMFTAADHAALAGEWSWFHEVVGPAVEAGPGGLIDDDLAYVGAWGCDPRSITGPVLLLHGGEDRVVPSSHSEWLASRCPRSELRLHPADGHISVLRHAVAALEWLGRLRP, from the coding sequence ATGTCCGAGGCCATGGGCACCGGGGTGACGGAGAGCGAGCTGGAGCTGGCCGATGGACGCAGACTGCACGTCCACGACACCGGTGCGGACGGGTCCGATCGCCTCACCGTCCTCTGGCACCACGGCACGCCCAACATCGGAGCGCCGCCCGAGCCCCTTTTCGCCGCCTCCGAACGACTGGGCATCCGCTGGGTGTCGTACGACCGCCCCGGCTACGGCGGATCGACCCCGCTGCCGGGCCGGAACGTGGCATCGGCCGCCGCCGACGTCACCCGGATCGCGGACGCGCTGGGCATCGGCCGTTTCGCGCTCATGGGGCACTCGGGCGGCGGAACGCACGCGCTGGCGTGTGCGGCCCTGCTGCCGGAACGGGTGCTCGGCACGGTGAGCGTGGCGGGGCCGGCCCCCTTCGGCGCCGAGGGACTCGACTGGTTCGCGGGCATGAACGACGCCGGTCGGGCGTCGCTGACCGCGGCCGTCGCGGGCCGCGAGGAGAAGGCGCGCCACGAGGCGGAAGCGACCTACGACCCGGGCATGTTCACCGCGGCCGACCACGCGGCCCTCGCCGGTGAGTGGTCCTGGTTCCACGAGGTCGTCGGCCCCGCCGTCGAAGCGGGCCCGGGCGGCCTGATCGACGACGACCTGGCCTACGTCGGCGCCTGGGGCTGCGATCCACGGTCGATCACGGGCCCGGTGCTCCTTCTGCACGGCGGCGAGGACAGGGTCGTCCCCTCCTCCCACAGTGAGTGGCTCGCGAGCCGGTGCCCCCGCTCGGAACTCCGCCTGCACCCGGCCGACGGCCACATCTCCGTCCTGCGCCATGCCGTCGCCGCGCTGGAATGGCTCGGTCGTCTCCGTCCCTGA
- a CDS encoding glycosyltransferase, producing the protein MRVLHAVTLHSTTHAFGGPVRVALNLCRSLRERGHDVRLTALADGFRRPLPEEIEGVPARLHQARRVLPLGFSGLTSPSLLAGAHRLVRQADVVHVHLARDLVTLPVALAALRAGRPLVLQTHGMVDPSDRLSARLLDAVAVRRVLRGAAAVLHLTPHELRGLDAVVGGAGLDRAVRLVNGVPAQPEGPAPEGPPRILYAARLQARKRPVDLVDAAPAILARHPEATFVVAGPDEGELAAVRRRIGELGLAAKVSCPGPLDGTRMTEELRRASVYVLPSVDEPFPMSVLEAMAVGTPVVVTDSNGLARDVDRAAAGRVVTGRDGIAPAVLDLLEPSVRRSASAAARKLTAETFAMDAVLGTLLDVYERAYAGSQA; encoded by the coding sequence GTGAGAGTGCTGCACGCGGTCACCCTGCACAGCACCACCCACGCCTTCGGCGGTCCCGTCCGGGTCGCCCTCAACCTCTGCCGGAGTCTGCGGGAGCGGGGACACGACGTCCGCCTCACCGCTCTCGCCGACGGCTTTCGGCGGCCACTGCCCGAGGAGATCGAGGGTGTGCCCGCCCGCCTCCATCAGGCGCGCAGGGTCCTGCCGTTGGGCTTCAGCGGTCTGACCTCGCCGTCCCTCCTCGCCGGCGCCCACCGCCTCGTACGGCAGGCCGACGTCGTCCATGTGCATCTCGCCCGCGACCTGGTGACGCTGCCGGTGGCGCTCGCCGCGCTGCGCGCCGGCCGGCCCCTGGTCCTCCAGACGCACGGCATGGTCGACCCGAGCGACCGGCTGTCGGCCCGGCTCCTCGACGCGGTCGCGGTACGCCGGGTGCTGCGCGGTGCAGCCGCCGTACTGCACCTCACCCCGCACGAACTCCGTGGTCTGGACGCCGTGGTGGGCGGAGCGGGCCTCGACCGTGCCGTCCGCTTGGTCAACGGCGTACCCGCGCAGCCCGAGGGCCCCGCCCCCGAGGGCCCGCCGCGGATCCTGTACGCGGCCCGGCTGCAGGCCCGCAAGCGCCCCGTGGACCTGGTGGACGCGGCTCCCGCGATCCTGGCCCGGCACCCGGAGGCGACCTTCGTCGTGGCCGGTCCGGACGAGGGTGAACTCGCCGCGGTGCGGCGCCGGATCGGCGAACTGGGGCTCGCGGCGAAGGTGAGCTGCCCGGGCCCGCTCGACGGGACGCGCATGACCGAGGAACTGCGCAGGGCGTCCGTCTACGTCCTGCCGTCGGTGGACGAGCCGTTCCCGATGTCGGTCCTGGAGGCGATGGCCGTGGGCACCCCGGTCGTGGTGACCGACTCCAACGGCCTGGCCCGCGACGTGGACCGGGCCGCGGCCGGGCGCGTGGTGACCGGCCGGGACGGGATCGCCCCGGCGGTGCTCGACCTGCTGGAGCCGTCCGTGCGCAGGTCCGCGTCGGCGGCGGCCCGCAAGCTCACCGCCGAGACGTTCGCGATGGACGCGGTCCTGGGCACGCTGCTCGACGTGTACGAGCGGGCCTACGCCGGAAGCCAGGCGTAG
- a CDS encoding glycosyltransferase — protein MVSTNYAPEHTGIGPYATGIAEHWASRGHDTHVLAGLPHYPSWRLDPAYRGVWRATEQRAGVTVHRRRHSVPPRQSALRRALFESSILVHGLVAPPRTGRVDAVLAQLPSLAGGVLGARIAARYHVPYVPVVQDLMGAAAAQSGIQGGGRAAELAERAESWVLRRATLVGVIHETFVERVRAMGVDPGRIRLVPNWSHIQAPSAPRARTRERLGWRPGQTVVLHSGNMGLKQGLDVLVEAARRDPATRIVLMGDGNQREHLARRAGGLPNLEFLPSVADADFPDVLAAADVLAVTQRASVLDMSVPSKLTSYFAAGRPVVASVAAEGGTAREVLRSGAGMLVEPENPDQFLSAVRTLAEDPVTADELGAAGPRHVAAHLSREAGLARIDALIDEVLGGPGR, from the coding sequence CTGGTGTCCACCAACTACGCCCCCGAACACACCGGTATCGGACCGTACGCGACCGGCATCGCCGAGCACTGGGCGAGCCGAGGGCATGACACCCACGTTCTCGCGGGGCTCCCGCACTACCCGTCCTGGCGCCTCGACCCCGCCTACCGCGGGGTGTGGCGGGCCACCGAACAGCGTGCCGGAGTCACCGTTCACCGTCGTCGGCACAGCGTCCCGCCCCGGCAAAGCGCCCTGCGCAGAGCCCTGTTCGAGAGTTCGATACTCGTGCACGGCCTGGTCGCGCCACCCCGCACCGGCCGCGTCGACGCCGTGCTCGCCCAACTGCCCAGCCTCGCCGGGGGAGTGCTCGGCGCGCGTATCGCCGCCCGGTACCACGTCCCCTACGTGCCGGTCGTGCAGGACCTGATGGGCGCGGCCGCCGCACAGTCCGGCATCCAGGGCGGTGGCCGCGCCGCCGAGCTCGCCGAGCGCGCGGAGTCGTGGGTACTGCGGCGTGCCACCCTCGTCGGCGTCATCCACGAGACGTTCGTCGAGCGGGTGCGTGCCATGGGAGTGGATCCCGGACGCATCCGCCTGGTGCCCAACTGGTCGCACATACAGGCACCTTCGGCTCCCCGTGCCCGCACCCGTGAGCGCCTCGGCTGGCGGCCGGGGCAGACCGTGGTGCTGCACTCCGGCAACATGGGCCTCAAGCAGGGGCTGGACGTGCTGGTGGAGGCGGCCCGCCGCGATCCGGCCACCCGGATCGTGCTGATGGGCGACGGCAACCAGCGCGAGCACCTCGCCCGCCGTGCCGGAGGGCTGCCCAATCTGGAGTTCCTGCCTTCGGTGGCCGACGCCGACTTCCCCGACGTGCTGGCGGCGGCCGACGTGCTCGCCGTCACCCAGCGTGCCTCCGTCCTCGACATGAGCGTCCCCTCCAAACTCACCTCGTACTTCGCGGCCGGCCGCCCGGTGGTCGCCTCCGTCGCGGCCGAAGGCGGCACGGCCCGCGAAGTGCTGCGCTCGGGTGCCGGAATGCTTGTGGAACCGGAGAATCCCGATCAGTTCCTGTCGGCAGTGCGTACACTCGCCGAAGATCCGGTGACGGCGGACGAGTTGGGCGCGGCGGGACCGCGCCATGTGGCCGCTCATCTGTCACGGGAGGCGGGTCTCGCGCGGATCGACGCGCTGATCGACGAAGTTTTGGGGGGACCTGGAAGGTGA
- a CDS encoding CDP-alcohol phosphatidyltransferase family protein: protein MSSTASALIRLKSAQKSAKGVSLYSRFVNRPAGRYLAAGAYRLGLTPNHVTMISAAFSFAAVAVAALAVPTVAAGLVVWLGLAVGFAFDSADGQLARLRGGGSAAGEWLDHVVDCAKITALHTAVLLTFYRHPGHFGTAADGWLLVPLGFQLVAVVTFFGGLLTEQLKPKAAPGDGGPPSAARAVALLPVDHGVFCLVFLLLGGGSAFRWAYTVLAVAAALFLVAFLTKWFRELSAVRR from the coding sequence ATGAGCAGTACGGCGTCGGCGCTGATACGGCTGAAGTCCGCGCAGAAGAGCGCGAAGGGCGTATCGCTGTATTCGCGGTTCGTGAACCGGCCCGCGGGCCGGTATCTCGCCGCCGGGGCGTACCGGCTGGGGCTGACACCCAACCACGTCACCATGATCAGTGCGGCGTTCAGCTTCGCGGCGGTCGCGGTGGCGGCGCTCGCCGTGCCCACCGTGGCCGCCGGCCTCGTGGTGTGGCTCGGGCTCGCCGTGGGTTTCGCCTTCGACTCCGCGGACGGGCAGCTCGCCCGGCTGCGCGGCGGCGGCAGCGCGGCGGGTGAATGGCTCGACCATGTGGTCGACTGCGCCAAGATCACCGCCCTGCACACCGCCGTGCTGCTCACCTTTTACCGGCACCCCGGTCACTTCGGGACCGCGGCCGACGGCTGGCTGCTGGTGCCGCTCGGATTCCAACTCGTCGCCGTCGTGACGTTCTTCGGCGGACTGCTGACCGAGCAGCTCAAGCCCAAGGCGGCCCCGGGCGACGGGGGCCCGCCCTCCGCGGCACGCGCGGTGGCCCTGCTCCCGGTCGACCACGGGGTGTTCTGCCTGGTCTTCCTGCTGCTCGGCGGCGGCAGCGCCTTCCGGTGGGCCTACACCGTTCTCGCCGTCGCCGCCGCGCTCTTCCTCGTCGCCTTCCTCACCAAGTGGTTCCGGGAGCTGTCCGCAGTTCGTCGTTGA
- a CDS encoding WcaF family extracellular polysaccharide biosynthesis acetyltransferase yields the protein MRDLPAFTLAGYDKGRGKVVQALWFAVMNTVFMAWFTPARVRTALLRAFGAEIGTGVLVRHRVRVLWPWKLTVGDHTWIGEGAWILNLEPVTLGAHVCVSQDALLCTGSHDHRAADFRYRNAPITVDDGAWIAARATVLAGVKVGRCAVVGAGAVLHKDLPELTLHTADNRRRPVEEPA from the coding sequence ATGCGTGATCTCCCGGCCTTCACACTGGCCGGATACGACAAAGGGCGCGGGAAGGTCGTCCAGGCGCTCTGGTTCGCGGTGATGAACACGGTCTTCATGGCGTGGTTCACCCCGGCCCGCGTCAGGACCGCCCTGCTGCGCGCCTTCGGTGCCGAGATCGGCACGGGGGTGCTCGTCCGGCACCGGGTGCGGGTGCTGTGGCCGTGGAAGCTGACGGTGGGAGACCACACCTGGATCGGCGAGGGAGCCTGGATCCTCAACCTGGAACCGGTCACCCTCGGCGCCCATGTGTGCGTGTCGCAGGACGCCCTGCTGTGCACGGGAAGCCACGACCACCGCGCCGCCGACTTCCGTTACCGCAACGCGCCGATCACCGTCGACGACGGCGCGTGGATCGCCGCCCGCGCCACCGTCCTGGCCGGAGTGAAGGTCGGCCGCTGCGCCGTCGTCGGCGCGGGCGCGGTCCTCCACAAAGACCTGCCCGAACTGACGCTGCACACCGCGGACAACCGGCGCCGACCCGTCGAGGAGCCGGCGTGA
- a CDS encoding lipopolysaccharide biosynthesis protein: MSDTHVPARGEDEPEQLREQFRQLLRYRWLISGGIGVGLLAGAWLGITGADSYAATTDVVLRAPTSDPFAPTLSSDKAINMGSERQTALSRKVAEGAAKRLGIGADGVDRLQHGLQVTNPPQTLVLHFTYTAADPKQAARRANALTQSYIDLRKEQWEAVRGSMLKSLQDQLNPVAKQNDELARQIKALPNGSAADSAYAVQANLLNRITDLRGKITSLKALDMTPGNVIRNATVPPSSDGPGLPLSLGLGGLVGVGLGLLGAWVRLVFDPAPRSAGDVARAVRGPVLGALPRGSAGTLVVGHTDSRAAEEYRSIAFRLAYDERFADRRRLLVVAPRGSMESSVAVAVNLAASFAETGKNVLLVEADLRTPSLSERLDVSAAFRPHWSRTSEHAEGEWPGRGQLVVDAGESGAFGLVAGERVRNVPRALTSARTTRLIAEADDPDATVVVVAPPVLAYADALALVDRVDGVLIVCDPRTVHRADLVRIRELIVGAGGTVLGAVTHTESKRSEAGTSARRGNGRRAVQSPAARTAPPSPRPEPDRHLDGDGSDTVALRTLRSGDR, encoded by the coding sequence GTGAGCGACACACACGTTCCCGCACGGGGGGAGGACGAGCCGGAGCAGCTGCGCGAGCAGTTCCGTCAACTCCTTCGCTATCGCTGGCTGATCAGCGGCGGCATCGGTGTCGGACTGCTGGCCGGCGCCTGGCTCGGTATCACCGGTGCCGACAGCTACGCCGCCACCACCGACGTCGTGCTGCGCGCCCCCACCAGCGATCCCTTCGCACCGACCCTGTCCAGCGACAAGGCGATCAACATGGGGTCCGAGCGGCAGACGGCGCTCAGCCGCAAGGTCGCCGAAGGCGCCGCGAAGCGACTCGGGATCGGCGCCGACGGGGTCGACCGGCTCCAGCACGGACTCCAGGTCACCAACCCGCCACAGACCCTCGTGCTGCACTTCACCTACACCGCCGCCGACCCGAAGCAGGCGGCCCGCCGCGCCAACGCCCTCACGCAGTCCTACATCGACCTGCGCAAGGAGCAGTGGGAGGCCGTCCGGGGGTCGATGCTCAAGAGCCTGCAGGACCAGCTCAATCCCGTCGCCAAGCAGAACGACGAACTCGCCAGGCAGATCAAGGCCCTGCCCAACGGCTCCGCCGCGGACTCCGCCTACGCGGTGCAGGCCAACCTGCTCAACCGCATCACCGACCTGCGTGGCAAGATCACCAGTCTGAAGGCGCTCGACATGACGCCGGGCAACGTGATCCGCAACGCCACCGTTCCCCCCTCGTCCGACGGGCCGGGCCTGCCGCTCTCACTCGGACTGGGCGGCCTCGTCGGCGTCGGCCTGGGCCTGCTCGGTGCCTGGGTGCGTCTGGTCTTCGATCCCGCGCCGCGCTCGGCGGGCGACGTGGCCCGTGCGGTGCGCGGTCCCGTCCTCGGCGCGCTGCCGCGCGGCTCGGCGGGGACCCTGGTGGTCGGCCACACCGACTCCCGGGCGGCCGAGGAGTACCGCTCGATCGCCTTCCGGCTGGCCTACGACGAGAGGTTCGCCGACCGGCGCCGCCTGCTCGTCGTCGCCCCGCGCGGCTCCATGGAGTCGAGCGTCGCCGTCGCGGTCAACCTCGCCGCCTCTTTCGCGGAGACCGGCAAGAACGTGCTGCTGGTGGAGGCCGATCTGCGCACCCCGTCCCTCTCCGAACGGCTCGACGTGTCGGCCGCCTTCCGGCCCCATTGGAGCCGCACCAGCGAGCACGCCGAGGGAGAGTGGCCCGGCCGCGGCCAACTAGTCGTCGACGCGGGGGAGTCAGGGGCCTTCGGCCTCGTCGCCGGTGAGCGGGTGCGCAACGTCCCGCGCGCACTGACCTCCGCGCGGACCACCCGGTTGATCGCCGAGGCCGACGATCCCGACGCCACGGTCGTGGTCGTCGCCCCGCCCGTCCTCGCCTACGCCGACGCCCTCGCGCTCGTCGACCGGGTCGACGGGGTGCTCATCGTCTGTGACCCGCGCACCGTGCACCGCGCCGACCTCGTCCGCATCCGCGAACTGATCGTCGGTGCGGGCGGCACCGTGCTGGGCGCGGTGACCCACACCGAGTCGAAGCGGAGCGAAGCGGGGACCTCCGCCCGCCGCGGCAACGGCCGCCGTGCGGTCCAGAGCCCGGCGGCCAGGACGGCTCCGCCCAGCCCCAGGCCCGAGCCGGACCGGCACCTCGACGGAGACGGCAGCGACACGGTCGCGCTGCGCACCCTCCGCTCGGGGGACCGGTGA
- a CDS encoding cation diffusion facilitator family transporter — protein MSDHGHDHGSGHAQRHEHGSGSHGAHSHGVSAGTDRRWLAIALTLITAFMAVEVVVGVLAGSLALISDAAHMLTDAASIVLSLIAMRLAARPARGGFTYGLKRAEILSAQANGLTLLLLGAWLAYESVRRLIDPPAVEGGLMLITALVGIAVNVAATWCISQANRSSLNVEGAYQHILNDLFAFVGTAVAALVIVLTGFSRADPIATLMVVALMAKAGYGLLRESGRIFLEAAPADVDPDALGDRLVALPAVVEVHDLHVWQITSGQAALSAHVLVESAGDCHAVRRDLEELLRDDYGITHTTLQVDHASEQVFQVALPGERKLLDDPGHCEDAHGPVHRDEPHEH, from the coding sequence ATGAGCGATCACGGTCATGACCACGGATCCGGGCACGCGCAGCGGCACGAGCACGGCTCGGGGAGTCATGGCGCCCACTCGCACGGGGTGTCGGCGGGCACCGACCGCCGCTGGCTGGCGATCGCGCTCACCCTCATCACGGCGTTCATGGCGGTCGAGGTCGTCGTCGGTGTCCTCGCCGGTTCGCTGGCCCTCATCTCGGACGCCGCGCACATGCTCACCGACGCCGCGTCCATCGTGCTCTCCCTGATCGCCATGCGGCTCGCCGCGCGCCCGGCCCGCGGCGGTTTCACGTACGGCCTCAAGCGCGCGGAGATCCTCTCGGCCCAGGCGAACGGCCTGACACTGCTGCTGCTCGGGGCCTGGCTGGCGTACGAGTCCGTGCGCCGGCTCATCGACCCGCCCGCGGTCGAGGGCGGGCTGATGCTCATCACGGCCCTCGTCGGTATCGCCGTGAACGTGGCCGCCACCTGGTGCATCTCCCAGGCCAACCGCTCCTCGCTCAACGTCGAGGGCGCCTACCAGCACATCCTCAACGACCTGTTCGCCTTCGTCGGCACCGCGGTCGCCGCGCTGGTGATCGTCCTGACCGGCTTCAGCCGCGCCGACCCGATCGCCACGCTGATGGTGGTGGCCCTGATGGCGAAGGCCGGGTACGGGCTTCTGCGCGAGTCCGGCCGCATCTTCCTGGAGGCCGCGCCCGCGGACGTCGACCCGGACGCGCTCGGCGACCGGCTCGTCGCCCTGCCGGCCGTCGTCGAGGTGCACGACCTGCACGTCTGGCAGATCACCTCCGGTCAGGCCGCCCTGTCCGCACACGTCCTGGTCGAGTCCGCCGGCGACTGCCACGCCGTCCGGCGGGACCTGGAGGAGCTCCTGCGCGACGACTACGGCATCACGCACACCACGCTCCAGGTCGACCACGCCTCGGAGCAGGTGTTTCAGGTGGCGCTGCCCGGGGAGCGCAAGCTCCTCGACGACCCGGGGCACTGCGAGGACGCCCACGGGCCGGTCCACCGGGACGAGCCGCACGAACACTGA
- a CDS encoding adenylyltransferase/cytidyltransferase family protein, whose amino-acid sequence MPSGKPYRVGYAPGAYDLFHIGHLNILRHARAQCDYLVAGVVSDEMAQNAKGRLPMIPLVERLEIVRSIKYVDAAFVETVPDKLETWKQVRFDVLFKGDDWRDTPKGERLERDFATVGVDVVYFPYTVHTSSTQLRRAIDALDGTRFNDELRTAPGTTW is encoded by the coding sequence GTGCCATCAGGCAAGCCGTATCGCGTGGGCTACGCGCCGGGCGCCTACGATCTTTTCCACATTGGGCACTTGAACATCCTGCGGCACGCGCGTGCCCAGTGCGACTACCTGGTGGCAGGCGTGGTCTCGGACGAGATGGCCCAGAACGCCAAGGGGAGGCTGCCGATGATCCCGCTGGTGGAGCGGCTGGAGATCGTCCGAAGCATCAAGTACGTGGACGCCGCGTTCGTGGAGACCGTGCCGGACAAGCTGGAGACGTGGAAGCAGGTCCGCTTCGACGTCCTGTTCAAGGGCGACGACTGGAGGGACACGCCGAAGGGGGAGCGGCTGGAGCGGGACTTCGCCACCGTAGGCGTGGACGTCGTCTACTTCCCGTACACCGTGCACACGTCAAGCACCCAACTGCGGCGCGCCATCGACGCCCTGGACGGGACGCGGTTCAACGACGAACTGCGGACAGCTCCCGGAACCACTTGGTGA